From Aliarcobacter butzleri, the proteins below share one genomic window:
- a CDS encoding TPM domain-containing protein, producing the protein MILTNKEKELISKEIENLEKLTSAELITVITQKSSNYKSVMLMFSISSVFLISFLLFFIKDDLYVLELIQYQIVIFIGMNLFFQTFHNLFMKLLPRFYKDKIASLYAKKQFYNLGLNRTKTKQAIMFFVSLDEKYVEIITDSEISKKIPNEFWHQVISEFTYDIKNEDFLTGYLKALKASKAILIQHFPILENDTNELPNEVIELK; encoded by the coding sequence ATGATTTTAACAAATAAAGAAAAAGAGTTAATCTCAAAAGAGATAGAAAATCTTGAAAAATTAACCTCAGCTGAACTTATAACAGTTATAACACAAAAAAGTTCAAATTATAAAAGTGTTATGTTGATGTTTTCTATATCATCTGTTTTTTTAATCTCTTTTTTGCTGTTTTTTATTAAAGATGATTTATATGTTTTAGAATTAATTCAATATCAAATCGTAATTTTTATAGGAATGAACCTTTTTTTCCAAACATTTCATAATCTATTTATGAAACTGCTTCCTAGATTTTATAAAGATAAAATAGCATCTCTTTATGCAAAAAAACAGTTTTATAATCTAGGACTAAACAGAACAAAAACAAAACAAGCTATTATGTTTTTCGTAAGTTTAGATGAAAAATATGTTGAAATTATTACTGATAGTGAAATATCAAAAAAAATCCCAAATGAATTTTGGCATCAAGTTATCTCAGAATTTACATATGATATTAAAAATGAAGATTTTTTGACTGGTTATTTAAAAGCATTAAAAGCTTCAAAAGCAATATTAATTCAACATTTTCCAATTTTAGAAAATGATACAAATGAACTTCCAAATGAAGTAATCGAGTTAAAATGA
- a CDS encoding HAD family hydrolase, producing the protein MVDGKKTLIFDLDGTLLDSIEDIAVSMNKVLESLNLPIHKIEDYKYFVGSGVDVLVENALGNHSQEIKDEVIKRFKVEYDCKLHLKTLPYDGIYDLLNELKKLNCNLAVLSNKPHEFTVSYVNHFFKDYDFKEIHGQKVDIPKKPHPIAAINIAKALNIPCEEIYFIGDTKVDMQTAKNAKMKAIGVLWGFRDEKELKEFGADFIVNHPLEILNIIK; encoded by the coding sequence GTGGTAGATGGTAAAAAAACACTAATTTTTGATTTAGATGGAACACTTTTAGATTCTATAGAAGATATAGCTGTTAGTATGAATAAAGTTTTGGAAAGTTTAAATCTTCCAATACACAAAATAGAAGATTATAAATATTTTGTTGGTAGTGGTGTTGATGTTTTAGTAGAAAATGCTTTAGGAAATCATTCACAAGAGATAAAAGATGAAGTTATAAAAAGATTTAAAGTTGAATATGATTGTAAATTGCACTTAAAAACTCTTCCTTATGATGGAATTTATGATTTGTTAAACGAATTAAAAAAATTAAATTGTAATCTAGCTGTTTTATCTAATAAACCACATGAATTTACAGTTTCTTATGTAAATCATTTTTTTAAAGATTATGATTTTAAAGAGATTCATGGACAAAAAGTTGATATTCCCAAAAAACCACATCCAATTGCAGCTATAAATATCGCAAAAGCTTTGAATATCCCTTGTGAAGAAATTTACTTTATTGGTGATACAAAAGTTGATATGCAAACAGCAAAAAATGCAAAAATGAAAGCTATCGGTGTTTTATGGGGATTTAGAGATGAAAAAGAGTTAAAAGAATTTGGAGCAGATTTTATAGTAAACCATCCTTTAGAAATTTTAAATATTATAAAATAA
- a CDS encoding Dps family protein, whose protein sequence is MSNVIKQLKQIQADAHALYVKIHNFHWNVKGMDFHPVHSYTEGVYNQMSELYDDMAERVIILGDKPYLTIDELAKATKIETETKDSFKSKEIVEKIITDFEYLLKAFKKLSESAAKEGDKGTEAFADEKVAKFEKDLWMLGNMVK, encoded by the coding sequence ATGTCAAATGTTATAAAACAACTAAAACAAATTCAAGCTGACGCTCATGCGTTATATGTGAAAATTCATAATTTTCATTGGAATGTAAAAGGTATGGATTTTCACCCAGTTCATAGCTACACAGAAGGTGTTTATAACCAAATGTCAGAACTATATGATGATATGGCAGAAAGAGTTATCATATTAGGAGATAAACCTTATTTAACTATTGATGAATTAGCAAAAGCTACTAAAATAGAAACTGAAACAAAAGATAGCTTTAAATCAAAAGAGATTGTAGAAAAGATTATTACTGATTTTGAATATTTATTAAAAGCATTCAAAAAATTAAGTGAATCAGCAGCTAAAGAAGGCGATAAAGGAACTGAAGCTTTTGCCGATGAAAAAGTTGCAAAATTTGAAAAAGATTTATGGATGTTAGGAAATATGGTTAAATAA
- a CDS encoding Lnb N-terminal periplasmic domain-containing protein, translated as MIRRFFLLIVTLFSFLYSSDLKVISSANKLKLYEKNEWKSLLHFKDELNIKDNNFILSINNFSLKNEMEQTIKGFFEPQSNYENVNQHFQCKFPARFLFIKKELDLKDDIFPKIDCFEFEEYKKKAPSDKIYMVYASENVKNPSSMMGHTFLKFEGKNEQNEIKAHSISFYTTINTINLFELFYENFISGMEGTFVLRPYKETLDRYIKDEKRNVWEYELNLNSYQQKLLSYHIWELKDVDMKYFFTKYNCSTVLFYTLSLVNPKIYNDEKLWVTPLDITKYLYKYDLIKSSQLIASDGWMNRMLKENFDQNNTEIKSGYYDISAYKSPNKIPDERQIRFSYKKVDDEKYAKISFLPASHLLSDDNREYFGESELKIAYLSLLGNKNKLSIDEFTLYGMKSLLPYQSLAKDLSYEFEMTFKKDFDTKMNYVNNTRIDGGVGYDFKLSYDMDIYFLLNTGLNHNKEDKLKLIVNPKMGLIIYEILNMKSILNYEKFYLETNRVYDKYSLSQDIFFSKNKKIYFDLQRYESEKDKTNLEIGVSFNF; from the coding sequence ATGATTAGAAGATTTTTTCTTCTAATCGTTACTCTTTTTTCTTTTCTATATTCTTCTGATTTAAAAGTTATTTCATCTGCAAATAAATTAAAACTATATGAAAAAAATGAGTGGAAATCTTTACTTCATTTTAAAGATGAACTTAATATAAAAGATAATAATTTTATATTAAGCATTAATAATTTTTCTCTAAAAAATGAAATGGAACAAACTATAAAAGGTTTTTTTGAACCTCAGTCTAATTATGAAAATGTTAATCAACATTTTCAATGTAAATTTCCTGCAAGATTTTTATTTATTAAAAAAGAATTAGATTTAAAAGATGATATTTTCCCAAAAATTGATTGTTTTGAATTTGAAGAATATAAAAAGAAAGCACCTTCTGATAAAATTTATATGGTTTATGCTTCTGAAAATGTAAAAAATCCATCAAGCATGATGGGACATACTTTTTTAAAATTTGAAGGTAAAAATGAACAAAATGAAATAAAAGCACATTCTATATCTTTTTATACAACAATAAATACGATAAATTTGTTTGAATTATTTTATGAAAACTTTATATCTGGAATGGAAGGAACATTTGTATTAAGACCATATAAAGAGACTTTAGACAGATACATAAAAGATGAAAAAAGAAATGTTTGGGAATATGAATTAAATCTAAACAGTTATCAGCAAAAATTATTGTCTTATCATATATGGGAATTAAAAGATGTTGATATGAAATACTTTTTTACAAAATATAATTGTTCAACAGTACTCTTTTATACTTTAAGTTTAGTAAATCCAAAGATTTATAATGATGAAAAATTATGGGTAACACCACTTGATATTACTAAATATCTTTATAAATATGACTTAATAAAATCTAGTCAATTAATAGCAAGTGATGGCTGGATGAATAGAATGCTAAAAGAAAACTTTGATCAAAATAATACAGAGATTAAAAGTGGGTATTATGATATTTCAGCTTATAAATCACCAAATAAGATTCCAGATGAAAGACAGATTAGATTTTCTTATAAAAAAGTTGATGATGAAAAATATGCAAAAATTTCTTTTTTACCCGCATCTCATTTATTAAGTGATGATAACAGGGAATATTTTGGAGAAAGTGAACTAAAAATAGCATACTTATCTCTTTTAGGAAATAAAAATAAACTTAGTATTGATGAATTCACACTATATGGTATGAAATCTTTATTACCTTATCAAAGTTTAGCAAAAGATTTGTCTTATGAATTTGAAATGACATTTAAAAAAGATTTTGATACAAAAATGAATTATGTAAATAATACCAGAATTGATGGTGGAGTTGGATATGATTTTAAATTGAGTTATGATATGGATATTTATTTTTTATTAAATACTGGACTTAATCATAATAAAGAAGATAAACTTAAATTAATAGTTAATCCTAAAATGGGTTTAATTATTTATGAAATATTGAATATGAAAAGCATATTGAATTATGAAAAATTTTATTTAGAGACAAATAGAGTATATGATAAATATTCCTTATCACAAGATATATTTTTTAGTAAAAATAAGAAAATATATTTTGATTTACAAAGATATGAATCAGAAAAAGATAAAACAAATTTAGAAATAGGAGTATCTTTTAATTTTTAA
- a CDS encoding multidrug effflux MFS transporter, translating into MLISVLSSVAPMGVDTYIPSIPEIAKYFEVDIHKIELSLSIFLIGFSIGQIFGGPISDRYGRRFGSILGLLGYAFFSFLIIFSSTVYELWLYRFFEAFFGGITVVNASASVRDRFKGQEAAKVFSLIGMVRSLAPLLAPVFGAAIIHFFPWEGVFIFLTIYALIVTFFVYKDLPESFTYIKQSVFESYKIVLTHKLAMKAMIVLALSFGGFFIIISKTSFIYIEYFKISTDYFPIFFGINFVILIFMIKVNVNLLKKYYALTIIKTAILIQVLVGLIFIFVHKDLTLIMTMFILASYMSMMAFIFGNCMALAIEHFSKNAGVASGVIGVLQFGLGALISSIALNFSDNGFLVISVSITLISIISYFIIRTYKTN; encoded by the coding sequence ATTTTAATCTCGGTTCTATCATCAGTTGCACCAATGGGAGTTGATACTTACATACCATCAATTCCAGAAATAGCAAAATACTTTGAAGTAGATATTCATAAAATTGAACTATCTTTATCAATTTTTTTAATAGGATTTTCTATTGGACAAATTTTTGGAGGACCAATCTCTGATAGATATGGAAGAAGATTTGGTTCTATTCTTGGGCTTTTAGGATATGCTTTTTTTAGTTTCTTAATAATTTTTAGTTCAACTGTTTATGAATTATGGCTTTATAGATTTTTTGAAGCATTTTTTGGTGGAATTACAGTTGTAAATGCTAGTGCATCTGTTAGAGATAGATTTAAAGGGCAAGAAGCTGCAAAAGTATTCTCTCTTATTGGAATGGTAAGAAGTTTAGCTCCACTTTTAGCTCCTGTTTTTGGTGCAGCAATTATCCATTTTTTTCCATGGGAAGGTGTATTTATCTTTTTAACAATATATGCACTAATTGTTACATTTTTTGTATATAAAGATTTACCAGAAAGTTTTACATACATAAAACAATCTGTATTTGAATCTTATAAAATAGTTTTAACGCATAAATTAGCAATGAAAGCTATGATAGTTTTAGCCTTAAGTTTTGGTGGATTTTTTATCATTATTTCTAAAACATCTTTCATCTATATTGAATATTTTAAAATATCAACTGATTATTTCCCAATATTCTTTGGTATAAATTTTGTTATATTAATATTTATGATAAAGGTAAATGTAAATCTGCTAAAAAAATATTATGCTCTTACTATAATAAAAACAGCCATTTTAATACAAGTGTTAGTTGGTTTAATATTTATATTTGTTCATAAAGATTTAACTTTAATAATGACTATGTTTATTTTAGCATCTTATATGAGTATGATGGCATTTATTTTTGGTAATTGTATGGCACTTGCTATTGAACATTTTTCTAAAAATGCAGGTGTTGCTTCTGGTGTTATTGGAGTATTACAATTTGGGCTTGGTGCTTTGATATCTTCTATTGCACTAAATTTTAGCGATAATGGATTTTTAGTTATTTCTGTGAGTATTACACTCATTTCTATCATTAGTTATTTTATTATAAGAACCTATAAAACAAATTAG
- a CDS encoding sensor domain-containing diguanylate cyclase, with protein MDKLISKILKKELSLKSTILSLFSFILTILIIVLSSQLLYFSKKISIESIDLQLNGLVQNIQTTIKDNENLNINIVNMLSLMNEKDHFNLYINVLKSHPHLYSVYTGYSDGSFYEIINLDVNELLKTTYKTKNIDRWLLIKISAQTPNKRELLLFDEDLNLTSSKIEDNSYDPRNRPWYKSAILNENTIKTPPYRYSHINNVGITYAKDVKKSKNVVGIDVLTQDFTTLYKKHINQDFINVVIFQEDGLVLSSSNKDNSLFEKFFEKNKNINDYKELKVVDINKKEYITKIVQLDTLNKQEYIVIFADYEKITEPYLSQTFKLLLTFIIIAFLMFPIMIYLSGIIIKPIYNLVKQSIKIKNRKYNDVSQIESPILEIALLSASFENMAQSINSYQNSLEDKVKQRTEELLAKNEELLKLSITDNLTKLYNRVKLDKSLQDEINRSQRYNTNFSIILLDIDYFKKVNDNFGHQIGDEVLIESAQVLSKNIRNVDILGRWGGEEFLVICPETKIEDAIKVASHINAAIKLHKFTTYPNTVTISLGVATFSKHIKNVDDIILNADKALYQAKEEGRDKVIAFYE; from the coding sequence GTGGACAAACTTATTAGTAAGATTTTAAAAAAAGAGTTGAGTTTAAAAAGTACTATTTTATCATTATTTTCATTTATATTAACTATATTGATTATAGTATTGAGTTCTCAACTTCTTTATTTTAGTAAAAAAATATCTATTGAAAGCATAGATTTACAATTAAATGGATTAGTTCAAAATATACAAACAACTATTAAAGATAACGAAAATCTAAATATTAATATTGTAAATATGTTAAGTTTGATGAATGAAAAAGACCATTTCAACCTTTATATAAATGTCTTGAAATCGCATCCTCATTTATACTCTGTTTATACAGGTTATAGCGATGGAAGTTTTTATGAAATAATCAATTTAGATGTTAATGAACTTCTAAAAACTACATATAAAACAAAAAATATAGATAGATGGTTACTTATAAAAATTTCAGCTCAAACTCCAAATAAAAGAGAACTACTTTTATTTGATGAAGACTTAAATTTAACTTCTTCAAAAATTGAAGACAATAGTTATGATCCAAGAAATAGACCTTGGTATAAATCTGCTATTTTAAATGAAAATACAATAAAAACTCCTCCATATAGATATTCTCACATAAATAATGTAGGTATTACTTATGCAAAAGATGTAAAAAAAAGCAAAAATGTAGTTGGTATTGATGTATTAACTCAGGATTTTACAACTCTTTATAAAAAACATATAAATCAAGATTTTATAAATGTGGTTATTTTTCAAGAAGATGGTTTAGTTCTATCTTCTTCAAATAAAGATAACTCTTTATTTGAAAAGTTTTTTGAAAAAAATAAAAATATAAATGATTATAAAGAGTTAAAAGTTGTTGATATAAATAAAAAAGAGTATATTACAAAAATAGTACAACTTGACACACTTAATAAACAAGAATATATTGTGATTTTTGCAGATTATGAAAAAATTACTGAACCTTATTTGTCTCAAACATTTAAATTGCTACTTACTTTTATAATAATTGCTTTTTTAATGTTTCCAATAATGATATATTTATCTGGCATCATAATAAAACCTATTTATAATTTAGTTAAACAAAGTATAAAGATAAAAAATAGAAAATATAATGATGTTTCTCAAATTGAAAGTCCAATACTTGAAATAGCTTTATTGTCTGCTTCTTTTGAAAATATGGCTCAATCTATAAATAGTTATCAAAATTCATTGGAAGATAAAGTTAAACAAAGAACAGAAGAACTTTTAGCTAAAAATGAAGAGTTATTAAAATTGTCTATTACAGATAACTTAACAAAATTATATAATCGCGTAAAATTAGATAAATCATTACAAGATGAAATAAATAGAAGTCAAAGATATAATACAAACTTTTCAATTATTTTATTAGATATTGATTATTTCAAAAAAGTAAATGACAATTTTGGACATCAAATTGGTGATGAAGTATTAATAGAAAGTGCGCAAGTTCTAAGCAAAAATATTAGAAATGTTGATATTTTAGGAAGATGGGGAGGAGAAGAGTTTCTTGTTATTTGCCCTGAAACAAAAATAGAAGATGCTATAAAAGTTGCTTCTCATATAAATGCAGCTATAAAACTCCATAAATTCACAACTTATCCAAATACAGTCACTATAAGTTTAGGAGTTGCAACATTTTCTAAACACATTAAAAATGTTGATGATATTATTTTAAATGCTGATAAAGCTTTATATCAAGCAAAAGAAGAAGGAAGAGATAAAGTTATAGCCTTTTATGAATAA
- a CDS encoding LemA family protein: MRKISLVLGLILLAIIYLTVTNYNNIPKLDENVKEKWSQVQNQYKRRANLIPNLVETVKAYANHEKNTLVEVTEARSKVSQITLNENTLNNPELLQQFENAQSNLTSALSKLMVVVEKYPELKANENFLSLQSQLEGTENRISVARRDFIEAVKLYNLELRTMPGKFVAAIAHPEAKIKETFTASPTEQDAPKVKF; encoded by the coding sequence ATGAGAAAAATATCCCTTGTTTTAGGGCTTATCTTGCTAGCTATTATATATTTAACTGTTACGAATTATAACAATATTCCAAAACTTGATGAAAATGTTAAAGAAAAATGGTCTCAAGTTCAAAATCAATATAAAAGACGAGCTAATTTAATTCCAAATTTAGTTGAAACAGTAAAAGCATATGCAAATCATGAAAAAAATACTTTAGTAGAAGTTACAGAAGCTAGAAGTAAAGTTTCACAAATTACTTTAAATGAAAATACACTAAATAATCCTGAACTTTTACAACAATTTGAAAATGCACAATCAAATTTAACAAGTGCCTTATCAAAACTTATGGTTGTAGTTGAAAAATATCCTGAATTAAAAGCAAATGAAAATTTTTTAAGTTTACAATCACAACTTGAAGGAACTGAAAATAGAATTTCAGTTGCTAGACGAGATTTTATTGAAGCTGTAAAACTTTACAATTTAGAACTTAGAACAATGCCAGGAAAATTTGTAGCAGCGATTGCTCATCCTGAAGCTAAAATAAAAGAGACTTTTACTGCAAGTCCAACAGAGCAAGATGCTCCAAAAGTAAAATTTTAA
- a CDS encoding efflux RND transporter periplasmic adaptor subunit, with amino-acid sequence MLNQSKLLIFTLFSLLFLGCDNKSNDFKTQQIEVGTITLKEQTVALQQNLSGRVKAKLVSEVRPQISGIIKDRLFVEGTFVKQGDILYKIDEATYKATFNQAKASLESAKANLQTAQLKSQRYEELLKVDGISQQETDDAKANYLQAKALVEEKIAALESAKIDLERTEIKAPISGYIGISSVTKGALVSANQADALTTIRDNSNVYVDLNQSQNELLALKKLLSKENIKKGNAEVTLTLSDNSIYPYKGILQLQEINVDENTGTVTLRAEFPNNEGLLLSGMFVRATIQSAVDSKAFLLPQQAVSRDSKANPIITIVNEDNSTKKQQIIIDRAIENYWLVTSGITSNDKIIIEGLNKINPKSIVKPIDVTSKYLKKD; translated from the coding sequence GTGCTAAATCAATCAAAACTTCTTATTTTTACACTATTTTCTTTATTATTCTTAGGCTGTGATAACAAATCAAATGATTTTAAAACTCAACAAATTGAAGTTGGAACTATTACTTTAAAAGAACAAACTGTCGCTTTACAACAAAATTTATCAGGACGAGTAAAAGCAAAACTTGTATCAGAAGTAAGACCACAAATTAGTGGAATTATAAAAGATAGGTTATTTGTAGAAGGAACTTTTGTAAAACAAGGTGATATTTTATATAAAATTGATGAAGCGACTTATAAAGCAACTTTTAATCAAGCAAAAGCATCTTTAGAGAGTGCAAAAGCCAACTTACAAACAGCTCAACTAAAAAGTCAAAGATATGAAGAATTATTAAAAGTTGATGGTATTTCACAACAAGAAACAGATGATGCAAAAGCTAACTATTTACAAGCAAAAGCTTTAGTTGAAGAAAAGATTGCGGCACTTGAAAGTGCAAAAATTGATTTAGAAAGAACTGAAATAAAAGCGCCTATTTCAGGTTATATTGGTATTTCAAGTGTAACAAAAGGTGCTTTAGTATCAGCAAATCAAGCAGATGCATTAACAACAATAAGAGATAACTCAAATGTTTATGTTGATTTAAACCAATCACAAAATGAACTCTTAGCTTTAAAAAAACTTCTTAGTAAAGAAAATATAAAAAAAGGAAATGCTGAAGTTACTTTAACTTTAAGTGATAATTCAATTTATCCATACAAAGGCATTTTACAACTTCAAGAGATAAATGTAGATGAAAATACTGGAACTGTAACTTTAAGAGCAGAATTTCCAAATAATGAAGGATTGTTATTATCAGGAATGTTTGTAAGAGCAACTATTCAAAGTGCAGTTGATTCAAAAGCATTTTTATTACCTCAACAAGCTGTATCAAGAGACTCAAAAGCAAATCCTATTATTACAATTGTAAATGAAGATAACTCTACAAAAAAACAACAAATTATAATAGATAGAGCTATTGAAAATTATTGGCTTGTAACTTCTGGAATTACATCAAATGATAAAATCATAATCGAAGGATTAAATAAAATCAATCCAAAATCTATTGTAAAACCTATTGATGTAACTTCAAAATATTTAAAAAAAGATTGA
- a CDS encoding TPM domain-containing protein, whose product MKKIIIFLLLILNFLNADISQYFPKLEGRVIDEANLLSPEVKKDINNILKNEENKSSNQIVVVILNSLNGYSIEEFSYQLGRFWGIGQKDKNNGVLLVVSMKEREIRIEVGYGLEGALTDKISHEIINYTIKPNFKASQYELGILKAVNEIIKATQGEYVAKPKNTDFSSFFNVTVHLGFFTLIFVSMLMNGISRKLRNQVLYKITNSSMSSSFFAFFTYVASQSFVSYSLVLALIIFVVVFIFNYINIKKVDFDKLSKIEYINSSKNSSSFGSFDSSTSGGFSGGGGSFGGGGASGRW is encoded by the coding sequence ATGAAAAAAATTATAATTTTCTTACTATTAATTCTTAATTTCTTAAATGCAGATATTTCGCAGTATTTTCCAAAACTTGAAGGAAGAGTAATTGATGAAGCAAATTTACTATCACCTGAAGTAAAAAAAGATATCAATAATATTTTAAAAAATGAAGAGAATAAAAGTTCAAATCAAATTGTTGTAGTAATTCTTAATTCTTTAAATGGTTATTCTATTGAAGAATTTTCTTATCAATTAGGTCGTTTCTGGGGTATTGGGCAAAAAGATAAAAATAATGGTGTTTTGCTTGTAGTTTCTATGAAAGAAAGAGAGATAAGAATTGAAGTTGGATATGGTCTTGAAGGTGCACTAACAGATAAAATATCTCATGAGATAATAAACTACACTATAAAACCCAATTTTAAAGCAAGTCAATATGAACTAGGTATTTTAAAAGCTGTAAATGAAATAATAAAAGCTACACAAGGCGAATATGTTGCAAAACCAAAAAATACTGATTTTAGTTCATTTTTTAATGTAACTGTACATTTAGGATTTTTTACTTTAATTTTTGTTTCTATGTTAATGAATGGTATTTCAAGAAAATTGAGAAATCAAGTTTTATATAAAATTACAAACTCTTCAATGTCATCATCATTTTTTGCATTTTTTACTTATGTAGCTTCTCAATCTTTTGTCTCTTATAGTCTAGTTCTTGCGCTTATTATTTTTGTCGTTGTATTTATTTTTAATTATATAAACATAAAAAAAGTAGATTTTGATAAACTTTCAAAAATTGAATATATAAATAGTTCAAAAAATTCATCATCATTTGGTAGTTTCGATTCTTCAACAAGTGGTGGATTCTCAGGTGGAGGAGGAAGTTTTGGCGGAGGAGGAGCTAGTGGTAGATGGTAA